Genomic segment of Rickettsiella endosymbiont of Xylota segnis:
TGCAGTGGAATAATGGTTAGGATCAGGTAATCCATCTACATCGACAAAATGAGTATTTTTCATACCCAATCTTGCTGCTTGTTGATTCATTAGGTTAACAAAAGATTCCTGGCTTCCTGCGATATACTCCGCCATTGCCACACAGGCATCATTACCCGAATCAACTATCATACCTTGCATCAAGTCTTCTACACTGACCTTGTCACCAACTTTCACAAACATTTTAGAGCCACCAGTTTTCCATGCGGCTTCACTAATAGTTACTAAATCAGTTGGATGGATATGCCCTTGTTGCAAAGCCATAGACACAACATAAGAAGTCATCATTTTGGTCAAACTAGCAGGCGCCACGCGTTCATCAATATTTTCGCTTGCTAAAATTTTACCGCTATATGCATCCATCAATAGATAAGCTTTAGCATTTACGCTAGGCGCAATCGGTGTCAATGTAGGTTGCGCAGCAACAGGGGCTGTTATAGGAATCACAGGGTCAGCTTTGCATACTGAACCCAATAAACCCATTATTAAAAATATTAATAGAAAACAAAATGAATATTGCTTAAACATGGTGTAAACGCCTTATAACAGTTTAGAAGTAATGCAGTTTCGTTGTGTATACTAATATCGGCTTTGAATATAAGTCCAGGTATAGAAAGAGCCTACCATTCCTTTTAGTAGAGCAATAATACTGCAAATATCAGATTATTTACAGAGTAACACCATTTATTACCAAAAATCCCACTCGCTTATTTTTTTCAGAACTTTATTTTCATTATGGTTTAGGATAGAGTACTTTTTTAAGCCTGTACCTTAAATTTATTCTAAACTCTTTAAAGGAAATACAAGATAATGAGTAAACCCTATCTAAAAATAATAGAATCTACAAATTCTTTTTTTCAAAATGTCATACTTAGTACTATCTTTGTTTTTAAGTCAAACATCTACCAAATAGGGTCGATCTTTGAAAAAAACCTTGCTCCTATTTTGTTTCCTCTCGTTGTTATACCTGATGCTATAGCCAGTTTATTTGCATTTTATCAGTTTGGCCGCGCTAAAAATAAGAACTTAGGTAAAACCTTTGACTTAATTCATGCCCCCATTAAAGCCGCCTTAGTTTTCACTGCGGTTTTTGCTGGGCTTAGTTTAATTTTTGTACAAGGTTTATTTCTGACTGCAGTAGGTTCCAGTGTCGTTTATCATCTTGGTTTGTCAATTTTTCATGGATACCATTGGCTTAAATCAGAAAAAAATTCTCCAGCTAGAGCACTTCATAAAAATCATACCCTAAACAATCTTATTGCCACTATGGTAGGCGGAATTGTTATTGCGGGTATTATTTTAACAATGGTAGTTGCTCCCTATTTAGCCACTACTGTTTTAGCAGTAGCAGGAATAACAACTGCAAGTTTACTTATGCTAGCTACTATTTGCGCAATTTATAGAAATTTTAAAAATCCTTCTCTCTCTCCAACTATTAACCTTCGAAATGAAGGTGCGTCTGAAACCAATCAGCCTTCTTCACTTGATTATTCAGCTTCATCAACTTTTTCACATTCAAGTGAAATACAAGTGCCTACACCAAAAAATAAAAATTCGAATTATTATCACTGTGAATTTCGTTCTAAAAAGTTAACTGGAAACCAAACAGAAGATAAAGACTTTCTTCTTAAAGAAACTGGAAATAAAAGACAAAGTCTTCTGCAAGAAATAGAAAATTCTAATAACAGTTTTTTTGGGCGGGTATGGTCAGAGAAATCAAAACGCCAAGTTAAAATTAGTACTCTTACTCTTCTTGAAACAGCAATAAATTCAAATGATAAAAGCCTTCTATTATTAATACCAAACCAGGCATATCAATCATATGGTAAAGAAACCGGGGATATGCAAGATATAATTGAAGCTACCGAATCATATTTTAGACTTCGCTAGATAAATTTGTAAGCTTTTTAACTACAAATCAATCGAACTTATGTATAAACTTAAAAAGTGACTATCTTCAACAATCGTAAAATCGCAAAAAATAATATTTTATAAGCCATTTTAGGCAGGTAAGCTTTACTTATGAGCACATATTAGGTATTTATTTAACCTAATATGATAAGAAAAATAAGACTAACTATAGCTGGCTTAGCGCTATTCAATATGATTTTTGCCCCATTGGGATTTGCAGAAAATTCTCCTGTGGCATATCAACTACAGGGTCTAAATCAAGACCTTAAAAGCCCTGTTCAGGATGGACTAGATCGAAGCCTGCAAACATTAGTACATCCGTCTGCTGAAGATGTCCAGCTTTGGTATCAACACTCGATCTCTGACATCAAACAAGCTTTGGAAGCCTATGGTTATTTCAAGCCAACTATTAGGCATTCATTAAAAAAAATTGATACTCGCTGGAATGCTAATTTTCAAATTTCTGTAGGTCCTCCTTTAAAAATTACGTCATTAAAAATTTCAATCGATGATACAAAGCAAGATCCAAAAATAACAAAATTAATTGCTGACTTTCCATTACATACAGGTGATATCTTTCGCAGTGAAATATACGAGGAAGCAAAACAAAAATTACTTACTAAGGTTGTAGCAGAAGGTTATCTTTCCGCCTTTTTTTCTAAACATACTATTATAATTAACCGCAAAACATACACATCAAAACTTATTCTGAGATTAAATACCGGCCCGCGTTACAATTTTGGCCCTATCAGTTTTCAACAATCTATACTTAATAATCGTTTATTGCAACGCTATATCCCCTTTAAATCGGGTGACCCTTATTCTTCAACGCAACTTTTAAAACTACAGGATAATTTAAATAAAAGCGGATATTTTAGAAACGTATCCATCCCGGATGTGCAAATAAGGAAAGAAAATCAAAATTTGCCCGTTACTTTTGTGTTGACACCACGTTCATCCCAACAATATACAGCAGGAATAGGATATGGTACTGATGTGGGGATTCGTGGAACTTTAGGTTGGGAATCTCGTTATCTTAACAAGGAAGGTCATCGTTTTAGTGTTTTAAGCCAATTATCTAAAATACAAAACAGTCTACAAACAACATACACTATTCCTGGAAAACATCCCAATACTGATAATTATAATATTAATTTTGCAATTGTCACAAAAAAATTATCTCAAGTAACTACTAGCACTCAACAATTAGGATTAGGAAGTATAGGTCAGTGGAAAGGATGGAAACGCAACTTATTTTTAAATTATCAAATTGAACGCTTTAATTATCTAAATCGACCTAAGACTAACTCACATTTACTAACTCCAGGCTTAAATTTATCTTATAGTAAATTTGATAACTCACTTTTTGCACACCATGGTTATCAATTAAATTTCAGATTACAAGGCGCAGATCAAAACATCTTATCAAATACAAGTTTTTTACAAACAGAAATACAGGGAAAGTATATATTAAGTTGGGATAATAAAAGTCGATTAGTATTTCGCGGTGATGTCGGTTATACATTAACCTCTAATCTTGCAAATTTTCCTCCGTCTTTGCTTTTTTATGCTGGAGGAAGTCAAAGCGTACGTGGTTATGCATATCAATCATTAGGTCCTGCACCTTATTTAGTGACAGGAAGCATTGAATATCAACATAAGCTTATTAACAATTTTTATGGTGCTATTTTCTTTGATGCTGGAAACGCCGTTAATAATTTTCCCATTCATTTACAAAAAGGATCGGGTCTTGGCTTGGTTTGGGCATCCCCTTTAGGACCCATGGAAGTTACGGCAGGCAAAGCTTTGGATCTTCCAGGACACCCCGTAAGATTCCAATTTACCATGGGGTTTGATTTCTTATGATAAATAACAAGAAATTACCTTGGATTAGATGGTTGCTAAAAAGTTTATTACTCGTTGTTTTTCTATTAAGTGGTTACTTAATTCTAAACACAGAAAAAGGATTAAAAGCAGTGATTTTATTCGGAAAAGAGTTTCTGCCAGGCCAGCTAACAATAAAAATTATACATGGACGACTTTTAGGCCCAATTCAGTTAAAAGAATTATATTATCAAAATAATAAAATTAATCTTTATATTTCAGAAACGCAGTTCGATTGGCATTGGAACGATTTATTAAAAGGAAAAATTAATTTAGGACCTATCTTCATTGATAAATTAAATCTTTTTGTAAAACAGAAAACTAATCAAAAAAAATTAAACCCCTATCGGCAAAAAACTTTTCGACTTCCTCAAATTTTAAAATATTTAAAATTAAATTCCATTGATATCCATCAGATTAATGTTAAAACTGACGATATAAGCCTATTATTGCAAGGCTCCGTACATCAACAATGGAATATTAATTGGCAAATAAATGTTAAGGATCTCAACAAGTTTATTCCCGAGTCGCAAGGAAAAATAACCTTGCTAGGAAAGATAAGTGGAACATCTTCGTATCCTGAATTTCATATAATTGCACAAAAGACTAATCTACTTTGGTATGATTGGCAGTTCAAACAAATTCAGGCTGCAATAAATATTGATAGTAAAAATAAAAAATGGTTTTTCAATTTAGCTACTATCCAGCTTAATAATAAAATATTTGAACTTGTACCGTTACAATTAAAATTATCTGGATCTTTTTTGCCATTCTCTTTACAAGGGAATTTATCCGAATTTAAACTGGAAAAATTATTTCAAACAACAAAATTTGTTCACATAGTTGTTCCTAATACTCAAATTGCTAGTCATCTATCAAAACATGGATTAGAAACATCCCTCCAAATATCCTCAAATAGTAAAAATCAATTATTTGCTCATTTATTATTACCCAATTATCAAGTACGCTCATTGCCAACATCAAAACAAACTTTGTATGCAAATATTGATATAAGCTTAAAAGATTTAAATTTTTTGACTCATTTAATTACCGATTTAAAAAATACTAAAGGCATTTGCAACGCTCAAATTAAAATTACAGGCTCATTTAATAAGCCATTCATAAATTTAAATTTTAATTTACAGCAGGCCAGTGCAGAAATTCCTGCTTTAGGTCTTAAATTAAAAAATATAAAATATCAGCTGCATACCGATAAGAATAATTTAATCGGTATTGGTCAAATTTATTCAGGAAATGGATTCTTAGACGTTCATTCTACAACCGATTTATTAAAACAAAATTTATCAACATTAATTGATTTGCAAGGAAAAGATGTAACTATAATTCATAATCCAGAATATCAAATTACCGCAACGCCAAAATTAAAAATTCTAGCCAATAGGCAACAAATTGAAACCAATGGCGTTATTTTATTACCAAAAGGCAGCATTAAAATTAATCCTAAAAATAATAACTCAATTGCGTTATCTAACGATATAGTGTTTGTAGGAGATAAGAAAAAATCTGTTACTTCACCTTTTAAATTCAAAAATGATATTAAAATTGAAGTAGGCAATGATATCCAATTGCAATACCAAGGACTTAATACTAAATTAAAAGGTTCACTTACTATAAAACAAGATTTTAATCATCCAATATTGGCGTCAGGGCAACTAAAACTTTTCCCAGGCGAATATAGTTATTATGGCCAAAGCTTAAAATTAAAAACTAATTCTTCATTAAATTTTGCCAATACTCCCATTAGTGATCCCACACTCAATATTACCGCTAGTCGCAATATCTTAATTTTGCCAGTATCCCCCCAGAATACCTCCGTTGATACTCAATCTAAACTAGGCTCTAATAATTTTATTCAATCCTCAATTTTTTCTTCTCAATCAATACCTATTCCATTAGAAATAGGTATACAGCTGAGAGGAACATTACAAGATCCGCATATTATTTTATTCGCTAATCCTTCTAACATCATTAAATCGCAATTAGACATGCTTTCTTATTTAATTACCGGTCAAGCCAGTAATCAGCTAAGTGCCGCTACCACGCAATTATTATTAACTGCTGCTAGCAATTTAGGGAATGAAAAAAGTAATATTGGCCAAATTATAAGTAAAATTCAACAGAAAATGGGCTTAGATCAATTGACTATTGGAAGTAAACCCATTTTTAATCCGACTACTAATAGCTTACAACAAAATACTTCATTGATAGTTGGTAAAAATATTTCACCAAAACTTAACATTTCTTATAGCTTAGGTTTACTGGATCAAATCAGTATTTTAAACATCAATTATATTTTAAACAAAAATTTTTCTTTACAGACTACCAGTAGTAACTTTGCTAACGGCTTAGATCTAATTTATAAATTAGAAAAACAGTGACTATGCTCCTTAGTAATCATTAGCTAAACGATACATTAATATAGCCACTTTCTGCGTTTGTAACGACAAAGACTTAATCTCCAGAATTTCTTTTTCTGAATGAACACCCGTTCCCACTGGACCTAAACCATCTAAATTAGCTTGCGTAATCGATGCAACATACGAAATATCGGCAGCTCTACGTAATGCTGGATCAAGCGCTATAACCGAACCATAGCCCAAGCTAATACTTGCTTCACTATATTTTTGAGTAATTCGATATTGTTAGTAGTCAGGGGCATACTTGGGATTCCTTCCTGAAAATTAACAACCGCCGTAGTAGTCGGTAAATGCTGATTTGCTATCTTCGCAATTTTCTTTTTAGCATTAATCTCTTGTTGTGGAGATATAAAGCGCAGATCTCCTGTCGCCATCGCGGTTTTAGCAATAATATTATCTTTTCCATAAACTTCGCCGCCAAAATAGTTCTTTTTATAATTAATGGAAGCACCTGCCAATATAAGTCCAGGGCTAAAAGATAAACCTTTCTCAGCACTCATTTGTTCTCGCATGGTATTAAGAATGCGAGTTAATTCAAAAATAGCACCATAACCTGCTGATTTTTGAAATATTCCGAATGAATGGATGCCGTTACCTTGTGTATTTATCTGCCTATGGGTAGCTCCACGGCGAGCTATAGTTGCTGTATTGGGAAGCGTACCCCATTCAAAACCTAAGGCAACATCGCTATGCTGGGCTGCAGTAAATAAAGGTTTTCTTGAAATACCGGTTGGTTTCCTTGAATCTTCCTCATCTCCAGTTAATACTACTGTAATATTCATATCACTGAGAACATTCGCATTTTGCAATGATTTTAAGGCATAAAGAATTACCACATCTCCACCCTTATCATCAATAACACCAGGTCCGGTAGCTTTACCTCCGTGACGTTCAAATTTCTGGAATGGACTTTCTTTGGCAAACACTGTATCGAGGTGTCCAATTATTAGTAACCTTTTCCCTTTTGTGCCTGAATGCTCAGCAACTAGAGTTGCTGCACGCTGCATATAACTCGGTTCTTCAACCCAATAGGTTTTAAAACCAAGCTGCTGGAATAATGGTCTTAAAATTTCACCTACTTGATGAACTCCAGCAATATTAGCTGTACCACTATTGATATTGACTAATTTCTCTAATAAAGAAAGTTGTTCTAACTGTTGTTTATCCTGTAAATTTTTATCTGGGTTTCTGTTGGTAATGTTTGAGCGCCTATTATTTATGCAAAAAAAATGTGCACATAAAAAAATGAATAAGAAAACTTTCGTATGACTTAATAATTATAGTCAAATACTTGATGAACCTTATCGATTGAATGAAAAATTTACAAGTTTGTCAATAATTATTTGCGTAGCATTAAGCTGCTTGAATTGGCTTAATTTACTTTTTAATTCATCCAAATTTTCATAACTTTCAAACAGTGTCTTAAGTAATTTTTCATCTGAAAATTCTTCAAAGTAGATTACGTTGCTTAGACCTAGCTTAGCGAAGTATCTTGCGTTGTGAATTTGATCTCCACGGCTAGCTTTTTTCGATAAAGGTAACAAAATATTTGGTTTATTTAATGAGACTAACTCATAAATAGAGGTAGCGCCCGCACGGCTAATTACTAAATCTGCACTGGCAAGAACATCAGCAAATTCATCTTGTAAGTACTCGAATTGTTTATAACTTTTAATTCCCTCAAATGCAGGGTCGAATTTATTTTTACCGCAAATATGAATAACTTGAAATTTTTCTGTTAATGGATTTATTAAACGACGAACACTTTCGTTAACTATACTCGAACCCAAACCACCGCCCATGATTAATAAAACCGGTTTTATTTTTTCGGTAAAACCACAAAATTTTAAGCCTCTTTTAGGATCTCCATATTGCAGCGTGTCGCGAATCGGCATGCCTGTCAGCAATATTTTAGAAGTCCTTTTAACGTATTTAATGGTTTCAGGAAATGTAATACAAATCAATTTTGCAAAAGGAAAACTGAGACGATTAGCTAAGCCAGGAGTTAAATCAGACTCATGAATAACAATCGGAATGCTACTTAATTTAGCAGCAATAACAACAGGCAAAGCAACAAATCCACCTTTAGAAAAAATAATGTCAGGCTTGATTTTTCGACAAATTATGAGGCTTTGTATAATACCCTTCATTAACTGAAAAGGAGTTAATAAATTTTTCCAGGTCCAATATCGATTTAATTTACCAGCCGTAATCGCATAGTAAGGAATTTTTAAAGGCTTAATAAGGGAATGCTCTATACCCTTCTTCGAGCCCACATAAAAGGTATCTACACCTTTATTCTGCAAAGCTGATATCAGAGGCAAGCTGGGTGTAACGTGTCCCGATGAGCCACCACCGGTAAAAATAATCTTAATTTTTTTTGTCATAACACAAAATTAAATCGCTGGATTGGAGTTTAGCTCTAATTTACCCTCAAGATGTACATCATGCGGAGCTTCCGGCGGTAAAATACCCTCATTAGTAAAACGTTCCCATAAGCTAAATAAAAATTGCGAACGTACACCAGAACGTGAATTAATATAATTGAGATCAACATAATATTCAACTTTAAACTCTAACAAAATTTTATCAATTTCTTTAAAATACACTTCTGGTTTAGGATTCGTTAAGATTTTTGGGATTGTTGCTAATACTTCTAAAATAATATCCTTGATTCGTTGAGGATTATCTTTCCTATTGGTTTTAACAGTCACCAAAGCACGAACTACACTATCTCGGTGCGTCCAATTAATAAAATTTTTGCTAAAAATGTCCGCATTAGGCACTAACAATTCCTGACGATCATCGGTTGTCACCGTTATGGAACGAGCTCCAATATGGGATACTTGACCATCATAATTACCTACTGTAACCCAATCACCTACTTTTACAGGTCTTTCCACCAATAGAAAAAGACCCGTAAAAAAGTTATTAAATAAATCTCTTAAACCCAAACCCACACCAAACGAAAAAGCTCCCAAAATAACGCCAATATTACCTAAGGTTAGTCCCAAAATATTTAATCCAACCAAAATTCCAATAGCAATAAGCGTATATTGCGTAAAAATAGCTAAACTATTACGTAAACCAAGATCTTTCGTATGCGCAAATAACCAACGATAAGCAAATTCACGAGACCAATGGGCTATCCAAGTTAAAATCACCCCTAATATCGCTAATTGAACAATTGTAAAGCCAGTCACAATCGCCGTACTAGCTATAACGAATAATTTTTTAGAAAGTAATTTAGAAAGACTTATCTTTAATAAAGGAATACGATCTCCCCAGTCGTAAAGTTCAAATAAGCCCAATATTGATAAAAATAATAATGCTAATTTTAAAATTTGATGAAATGGTTTTAATAAAGATTGACTCCATAACCAACCATTTCTGAAATGGCGAATACATTGTTCGGAGACCCAGCGAATTAATTCGTCTAAAAGACCTCTTAGTAATAGATAAGCAGTTAAGGCGACTAAGAATAAACCTTGATAATGCGCTATAGCCCAAGCCAATTCAACATAACCCACTAATCCTATTAAAGCATTGGTTAATAAACTGAATGGGATTAAGAAACTTAACCATCGAATCACTCTTTTTAAATAAGCATGTTTATTTTCAATATAAGGTTCAAGTAATGTAGGTACAACTTCCCAACCTTTCATTAAGACTAAAGCTACTATAAGAAGAAATAACATAAATAAACGGCCAAACAAATCTTGAACTTCATAATTAACCGGTAATTGATTAACTAAAATTGTCGCTAATGTCACTATACCGCCGATCAATAATGTAGTCCGTAACCGATAATAGAGTTTGACATCATGACCACTTTCGTCAGTGGTATTTTCGAGCAATAAAATATGAGCAAGCTGAATAACAATACTAAATATTAAACAAACAACACCCATGCTAATAATCAAAGAAAATAATTTGATGGATATATTTAATAAAAACAATAATCCAATTAATCCCGCCAACAACATAATCCCGGATAAATGGCGTTGCAGTAATTGCAAAACAACTATTACGGTTTGTGCAGAAAAAAAACCTCTACTACGTTGCTGCAAACGTACTCTATCTACTGCTAAAAATCGTCTTAGTTTTAACCAAGTAGCAAACCATATCAGCACACCCAGTAAGACAATAATCCATTGCCAGCTTGATACTAGTTCTAGCTTGCTGAAAACCGGTTCATAAAGAGCTGCTAATTTATCTATGGTTAATCTAGGGATTTGAAAAATAGTTTGGCCTAAACCGATCCAAGCATTTAAATTCAAACCTGGTAATGTTTGTCTATTAGCTAGCTGTAGTTTTAGTTGTTTTGCTATAAGAACTTGTTCGTCATCTGCATCTTTAGCCAGTTGTTGCATTTTTACAAGCAAATTTTGATAGCCAAGAATAATTTCTCTTAATGGTGCTAATTTTATCTGATCATTCGTAAAAATAAACTCTTTTTGTTGGTGATCTTTATTAATAAAATTCAAATAATTTTGTAGAAATTTAATTTTATTATGAAATAAATCAATTGAAACATTGACCTGCTCACTTAGACTTTCAATTTTATGTTGTAAATTGCTGAGTGTGCTTAAGGATAATTTTTGATTAAACCCAGAAGCTAAGTCTTGTAATTTATTAGATATTCTAGCTGTGTTTAGTTCTGTTTCGAGTAAATTACTTTTTTCTTCGGCTTGAAATATTTTAAATTCTATTTGATCATAAGCGTTATTATTGATAAAACCGGTTATTTCAGCCTTTTTTAATTCTTCGCTCCATTGATTTAGACGTTGCATCCAGTTCTGTTGATCTTGTTGGAGGCGTAGGGTT
This window contains:
- a CDS encoding autotransporter assembly complex family protein translates to MIRKIRLTIAGLALFNMIFAPLGFAENSPVAYQLQGLNQDLKSPVQDGLDRSLQTLVHPSAEDVQLWYQHSISDIKQALEAYGYFKPTIRHSLKKIDTRWNANFQISVGPPLKITSLKISIDDTKQDPKITKLIADFPLHTGDIFRSEIYEEAKQKLLTKVVAEGYLSAFFSKHTIIINRKTYTSKLILRLNTGPRYNFGPISFQQSILNNRLLQRYIPFKSGDPYSSTQLLKLQDNLNKSGYFRNVSIPDVQIRKENQNLPVTFVLTPRSSQQYTAGIGYGTDVGIRGTLGWESRYLNKEGHRFSVLSQLSKIQNSLQTTYTIPGKHPNTDNYNINFAIVTKKLSQVTTSTQQLGLGSIGQWKGWKRNLFLNYQIERFNYLNRPKTNSHLLTPGLNLSYSKFDNSLFAHHGYQLNFRLQGADQNILSNTSFLQTEIQGKYILSWDNKSRLVFRGDVGYTLTSNLANFPPSLLFYAGGSQSVRGYAYQSLGPAPYLVTGSIEYQHKLINNFYGAIFFDAGNAVNNFPIHLQKGSGLGLVWASPLGPMEVTAGKALDLPGHPVRFQFTMGFDFL
- a CDS encoding translocation/assembly module TamB domain-containing protein, with protein sequence MINNKKLPWIRWLLKSLLLVVFLLSGYLILNTEKGLKAVILFGKEFLPGQLTIKIIHGRLLGPIQLKELYYQNNKINLYISETQFDWHWNDLLKGKINLGPIFIDKLNLFVKQKTNQKKLNPYRQKTFRLPQILKYLKLNSIDIHQINVKTDDISLLLQGSVHQQWNINWQINVKDLNKFIPESQGKITLLGKISGTSSYPEFHIIAQKTNLLWYDWQFKQIQAAINIDSKNKKWFFNLATIQLNNKIFELVPLQLKLSGSFLPFSLQGNLSEFKLEKLFQTTKFVHIVVPNTQIASHLSKHGLETSLQISSNSKNQLFAHLLLPNYQVRSLPTSKQTLYANIDISLKDLNFLTHLITDLKNTKGICNAQIKITGSFNKPFINLNFNLQQASAEIPALGLKLKNIKYQLHTDKNNLIGIGQIYSGNGFLDVHSTTDLLKQNLSTLIDLQGKDVTIIHNPEYQITATPKLKILANRQQIETNGVILLPKGSIKINPKNNNSIALSNDIVFVGDKKKSVTSPFKFKNDIKIEVGNDIQLQYQGLNTKLKGSLTIKQDFNHPILASGQLKLFPGEYSYYGQSLKLKTNSSLNFANTPISDPTLNITASRNILILPVSPQNTSVDTQSKLGSNNFIQSSIFSSQSIPIPLEIGIQLRGTLQDPHIILFANPSNIIKSQLDMLSYLITGQASNQLSAATTQLLLTAASNLGNEKSNIGQIISKIQQKMGLDQLTIGSKPIFNPTTNSLQQNTSLIVGKNISPKLNISYSLGLLDQISILNINYILNKNFSLQTTSSNFANGLDLIYKLEKQ
- a CDS encoding M20/M25/M40 family metallo-hydrolase — translated: MQRAATLVAEHSGTKGKRLLIIGHLDTVFAKESPFQKFERHGGKATGPGVIDDKGGDVVILYALKSLQNANVLSDMNITVVLTGDEEDSRKPTGISRKPLFTAAQHSDVALGFEWGTLPNTATIARRGATHRQINTQGNGIHSFGIFQKSAGYGAIFELTRILNTMREQMSAEKGLSFSPGLILAGASINYKKNYFGGEVYGKDNIIAKTAMATGDLRFISPQQEINAKKKIAKIANQHLPTTTAVVNFQEGIPSMPLTTNNIELLKNIVKQVLAWAMVRL
- a CDS encoding undecaprenyldiphospho-muramoylpentapeptide beta-N-acetylglucosaminyltransferase, translated to MTKKIKIIFTGGGSSGHVTPSLPLISALQNKGVDTFYVGSKKGIEHSLIKPLKIPYYAITAGKLNRYWTWKNLLTPFQLMKGIIQSLIICRKIKPDIIFSKGGFVALPVVIAAKLSSIPIVIHESDLTPGLANRLSFPFAKLICITFPETIKYVKRTSKILLTGMPIRDTLQYGDPKRGLKFCGFTEKIKPVLLIMGGGLGSSIVNESVRRLINPLTEKFQVIHICGKNKFDPAFEGIKSYKQFEYLQDEFADVLASADLVISRAGATSIYELVSLNKPNILLPLSKKASRGDQIHNARYFAKLGLSNVIYFEEFSDEKLLKTLFESYENLDELKSKLSQFKQLNATQIIIDKLVNFSFNR
- a CDS encoding mechanosensitive ion channel family protein; this translates as MYKLFNFLIVLLVGFYSPAFAELNESPSVNLTQQQLVAEQMRSELLKRKLQGLRNEQKVASPVVSKQSLAHLDLLIAMAKADLESINLSLKTTQQSTDLIQDSIRNAIDQWEISTPGLSISQEVQQQQAQLQQTLQERRNLFNLQQKRVRVLQDSRDIVQQTINFAEEWRQNLQRNYQLQQQTQRQESLDVLTLRLQQDQQNWMQRLNQWSEELKKAEITGFINNNAYDQIEFKIFQAEEKSNLLETELNTARISNKLQDLASGFNQKLSLSTLSNLQHKIESLSEQVNVSIDLFHNKIKFLQNYLNFINKDHQQKEFIFTNDQIKLAPLREIILGYQNLLVKMQQLAKDADDEQVLIAKQLKLQLANRQTLPGLNLNAWIGLGQTIFQIPRLTIDKLAALYEPVFSKLELVSSWQWIIVLLGVLIWFATWLKLRRFLAVDRVRLQQRSRGFFSAQTVIVVLQLLQRHLSGIMLLAGLIGLLFLLNISIKLFSLIISMGVVCLIFSIVIQLAHILLLENTTDESGHDVKLYYRLRTTLLIGGIVTLATILVNQLPVNYEVQDLFGRLFMLFLLIVALVLMKGWEVVPTLLEPYIENKHAYLKRVIRWLSFLIPFSLLTNALIGLVGYVELAWAIAHYQGLFLVALTAYLLLRGLLDELIRWVSEQCIRHFRNGWLWSQSLLKPFHQILKLALLFLSILGLFELYDWGDRIPLLKISLSKLLSKKLFVIASTAIVTGFTIVQLAILGVILTWIAHWSREFAYRWLFAHTKDLGLRNSLAIFTQYTLIAIGILVGLNILGLTLGNIGVILGAFSFGVGLGLRDLFNNFFTGLFLLVERPVKVGDWVTVGNYDGQVSHIGARSITVTTDDRQELLVPNADIFSKNFINWTHRDSVVRALVTVKTNRKDNPQRIKDIILEVLATIPKILTNPKPEVYFKEIDKILLEFKVEYYVDLNYINSRSGVRSQFLFSLWERFTNEGILPPEAPHDVHLEGKLELNSNPAI